In Pungitius pungitius chromosome 2, fPunPun2.1, whole genome shotgun sequence, a single window of DNA contains:
- the dera gene encoding deoxyribose-phosphate aldolase isoform X1, which translates to MSARNPGTTLDLERISKVRVNTNAVLKRAQYVQALKIPKKQWQAAWLLKAVTCIDLTTLAGDDTASNVHRLCLKAIQPVRQDLLRAVDMHDKACRGCRKPVHHWHCVVCHVSGITTAAVCVYPSRVANAVKSLRAANSSLPVASVATGFPAGQTPLETRLQEVRIAVADGATEIDIVINRMLALTGQWEAMYEEIRQFRAACGDAHMKTILAIGELGTFTNVYKASLVAMMAGSDFIKTSTGKESVNATYPVAIVMTRAIRDYFLSSGHKVGFKPAGGIRTAQESLVWLALIKEELGKDWLCPTLFRLGASSLLADIERQIYHHVTGQYAAYHELPMA; encoded by the exons ATGTCGGCTAGGAACCCAGGGACAACGCTTG ACCTGGAGCGGATATCCAAAGTGAGGGTTAACACAAATGCTGTCCTGAAGAGAGCCCAGTATGTTCAAGCACTGAAGATCCCCAAGAAACAGTGGCAG GCTGCATGGCTGCTGAAGGCCGTCACTTGCATCGACCTGACAACTCTCGCTGGAGACGACACGGCATCCAACGTCCACCGGCTGTGCCTGAAAGCCATTCAGCCGGTCCGACAAGACCTGCTTCGGGCGGTGGACATGCACGACAAAg CCTGCAGAGGGTGCCGCAAACCAGTTCATCATTGGCACTGTgttgtgtgtcatgtgtcagGAATCACTacggcagcagtgtgtgtgtatccatccCGTGTGGCCAATGCCGTCAAATCACTTAGAGCGGCCAACTCCAGCCTTCCCGTTGCCTCAG TGGCCACTGGTTTTCCAGCCGGCCAGACACCTCTGGAGACCCGCCTTCAGGAAGTCCGCATAGCGGTCGCTGACGGCGCCACGGAGATTGACATTGTCATCAACAGGATGCTCGCCCTCACCGGACAGTGGGAAG CTATGTATGAGGAGATCCGTCAGTTTCGAGCGGCCTGTGGTGATGCCCACATGAAGACCATCCTGGCTATTGGAGAGCTGGGCACATTCACTAATGTCTACAAGGCCAGCCTGGTGGCTATGATGGCTG GCTCCGACTTCATTAAGACGTCGACAGGAAAGGAGTCTGTCAACGCCACTTACCCAGTCGCCATAGTGATGACGAGGGCCATCCGTGACTACTTCCTGAGTTCAGGCCACAAG GTGGGCTTTAAGCCAGCAGGGGGGATCCGGACGGCTCAGGAGTCCCTGGTGTGGCTCGCTCTGATCAAAGAGGAACTGGGTAAAGACTGGCTATGTCCGACCCTGTTCCGCCTGGGAGCCAGCAGCCTGTTGGCTGACATCGAGAGGCAG ATCTACCATCATGTGACTGGACAGTACGCTGCCTACCATGAGCTGCCAATGGCCTGA
- the dera gene encoding deoxyribose-phosphate aldolase isoform X2, producing the protein MSARNPGTTLDLERISKVRVNTNAVLKRAQYVQALKIPKKQWQAAWLLKAVTCIDLTTLAGDDTASNVHRLCLKAIQPVRQDLLRAVDMHDKGITTAAVCVYPSRVANAVKSLRAANSSLPVASVATGFPAGQTPLETRLQEVRIAVADGATEIDIVINRMLALTGQWEAMYEEIRQFRAACGDAHMKTILAIGELGTFTNVYKASLVAMMAGSDFIKTSTGKESVNATYPVAIVMTRAIRDYFLSSGHKVGFKPAGGIRTAQESLVWLALIKEELGKDWLCPTLFRLGASSLLADIERQIYHHVTGQYAAYHELPMA; encoded by the exons ATGTCGGCTAGGAACCCAGGGACAACGCTTG ACCTGGAGCGGATATCCAAAGTGAGGGTTAACACAAATGCTGTCCTGAAGAGAGCCCAGTATGTTCAAGCACTGAAGATCCCCAAGAAACAGTGGCAG GCTGCATGGCTGCTGAAGGCCGTCACTTGCATCGACCTGACAACTCTCGCTGGAGACGACACGGCATCCAACGTCCACCGGCTGTGCCTGAAAGCCATTCAGCCGGTCCGACAAGACCTGCTTCGGGCGGTGGACATGCACGACAAAg GAATCACTacggcagcagtgtgtgtgtatccatccCGTGTGGCCAATGCCGTCAAATCACTTAGAGCGGCCAACTCCAGCCTTCCCGTTGCCTCAG TGGCCACTGGTTTTCCAGCCGGCCAGACACCTCTGGAGACCCGCCTTCAGGAAGTCCGCATAGCGGTCGCTGACGGCGCCACGGAGATTGACATTGTCATCAACAGGATGCTCGCCCTCACCGGACAGTGGGAAG CTATGTATGAGGAGATCCGTCAGTTTCGAGCGGCCTGTGGTGATGCCCACATGAAGACCATCCTGGCTATTGGAGAGCTGGGCACATTCACTAATGTCTACAAGGCCAGCCTGGTGGCTATGATGGCTG GCTCCGACTTCATTAAGACGTCGACAGGAAAGGAGTCTGTCAACGCCACTTACCCAGTCGCCATAGTGATGACGAGGGCCATCCGTGACTACTTCCTGAGTTCAGGCCACAAG GTGGGCTTTAAGCCAGCAGGGGGGATCCGGACGGCTCAGGAGTCCCTGGTGTGGCTCGCTCTGATCAAAGAGGAACTGGGTAAAGACTGGCTATGTCCGACCCTGTTCCGCCTGGGAGCCAGCAGCCTGTTGGCTGACATCGAGAGGCAG ATCTACCATCATGTGACTGGACAGTACGCTGCCTACCATGAGCTGCCAATGGCCTGA
- the LOC119211652 gene encoding microsomal glutathione S-transferase 1-like, producing the protein MAKLIEDEVFMAFATYSTIVILKMMLMSPMTAFFRLTRGAFANEEDVALKPVEERKKLLITHTDVERVRRCHQNDLENIIPFVLIGLLYALTGPKLSAALLHFRIFAGCRIFHTIAYICVLPQPSRGLSWVVGMLVTFSMAYRVLSEVLVL; encoded by the exons ATGGCAAAGCTGATAGAAGATGAGGTTTTTATGGCTTTTGCCACCTATTCAACAATTGTCATTCTGAAGATGATGCTGATGTCCCCCATGACGGCATTCTTCCGCTTGACCAGGGGG GCTTTTGCAAATGAGGAAGACGTGGCCTTAAAGCCtgtagaggagaggaagaagctgctCATAACTCACACCGATGTAGAGAGAGTTCGAAG ATGTCACCAGAACGATCTTGAGAACATTATTCCCTTTGTATTGATCGGCCTGCTTTATGCTCTCACTGGACCGAAGCTCTCAGCCGCTCTGCTTCACTTCCGCATTTTTGCCGGGTGTCGGATCTTTCACACCATCGCCTACATCTGCGTTCTGCCTCAGCCCAGCAGAGGACTGTCCTGGGTAGTGGGAATGCTGGTCACCTTCTCCATGGCTTACAGGGTGCTCAGTGAAGTTCTCGTGCTTTAG